A genomic segment from Ornithorhynchus anatinus isolate Pmale09 chromosome 16, mOrnAna1.pri.v4, whole genome shotgun sequence encodes:
- the AS3MT gene encoding arsenite methyltransferase isoform X1 — MAGACGEDVWKNVQDYYGQELRGSADLKTNVCVAAGSPSTRAAREALGAVHQDVRDRFYGCGLVCPESLENRRILDLGSGSGQDCYVLSQLVGEKGHVTGVDMTKAQVEVAKKYIDYHMKKYGFQTPNVNFIHGYIEKLGEAGIKDESYDIIVSNCVINLVPNKRQVLQEAYRVLKPGGELYFSDVYASLDLPEEIRSHRVLWGECIGGALFWKDLFTIAQEIGFCPPRLVSAFPITIQNKELEKVLGNYQFVSANFRLFKLLEKSPVNRCEVIYNGGITGFEKELVFDANFTFKEGEVVEVDEETAAILQNSRFAESFLIRPVGEKLPTPGSGSRLEPKEMITDPFKLVKQLKTKPTCSTASSACSGSKKCG, encoded by the exons A TGGCCGGAGCCTGCGGAGAGGACGTCTGGAAGAACGTGCAA GACTACTACGGCCAGGAGCTGCGGGGCTCCGCCGACCTGAAGACCAACGTGTGCGTGGCTGCCGGGAGCCCCTCCACCCGCGCCGCCAGAGAGGCCCTGGGAGCCGTCCACCAGGACGTGCGGGACAG GTTTTATGGCTGTGGCCTAGTGTGTCCTGAGTCCCTGGAGAACCGTAGGATTTTGGATCTGGGAAGTGGAAGTGGCCAAGATTGCTATGTGCTCAGTCAGCTGGTTGGTGAGAAGGGGCATGTGACCGGAGTAGACATGACCAAGGCCCAG GTAGAAGTGGCCAAGAAGTACATTGATTATCACATGAAAAAATATGGCTTCCAGACACCTAATGTAAACTTCATTCACGGCTACATTGAAAAGCTGGGAGAGGCTGGTATCAAAGATGAGAGTTATGATATTATTGT TTCGAATTGTGTCATCAATCTTGTGCCTAATAAACGGCAGGTGCTGCAGGAGGCTTATCGAGTACTAAAG CCTGGTGGAGAACTGTATTTCTCTGACGTCTATGCCAGCCTTGACTTGCCTGAGGAGATTAGGTCTCACAGAGTTTTATGGG GTGAATGTATtggaggagctctgttttggaaggATCTCTTCACGATTGCCCAAGAAATTGGATTCTGCCCTCCGCGCTTGGTTTCTGCCTTCCCCATAACCATCCAAAACAAGGAACTGGAGAAAGTTCTTG GTAACTATCAGTTTGTTTCTGCAAATTTTCGTCTCTTCAAGCTTCTTGAGAAAAGCCCAGTCAACAGATGTGAAGTTATTTACAATGGAGGAATCACTGGATTTGAGAAGGAACTGGTGTTTGATGCTAATTTCACATTTAAG GAAGGTGAAGTTGTTGAAGTGGATGAAGAGACGGCAGCCATCTTGCAGAATTCCAGGTTTGCTGAGTCGTTTCTGATCAGACCTGTCGGAGAGAAGTTGCCAACTCCTGGGAGCGGCTCTCGTTTGGAACCGAAG
- the LOC100080439 gene encoding 40S ribosomal protein S21-like, with the protein MQNDAGEFVDLYVPRKCSASNRIIGAKDHASIQINVAEVDKVTGRFSGQFKTYAICGAIRRMGESDDSILRLAKNDGIVSKNF; encoded by the coding sequence ATGCAGAACGACGCCGGTGAGTTCGTGGACTTGTACGTCCCGCGGAAATGCTCTGCCAGCAATAGGATAATCGGAGCTAAGGACCATGCATCCATCCAGATCAACGTAGCCGAGGTTGATAAGGTCACGGGCAGGTTCAGTGGTCAGTTCAAAACTTATGCCATCTGTGGAGCTATTCGTAGAATGGGTGAATCAGATGACTCTATCCTCCGACTGGCCAAGAATGATGGCATTGTTTCTAAGAACTTCTAA